The following are encoded together in the Corynebacterium jeikeium genome:
- a CDS encoding gamma carbonic anhydrase family protein has product MNAAPIILPYQGKVPRIHRSAMISPGVTIIGDVEIGADSSVFYGCVLRGDVGAIRIGKRTNVQDNSVMHVERGQECVLEDDVTIGHQALIHSSHVGAGTLIGMQSALLSGSTIGGGSLVAAGAVVLEGQQIPAGFLAAGLPAKVRRELTEEERQGFIAHAARYVDTARNQASAAEALSLEDVYFE; this is encoded by the coding sequence ATGAATGCAGCACCGATTATCCTTCCATATCAGGGCAAAGTGCCGAGGATCCACCGCAGCGCGATGATCTCCCCTGGCGTGACGATCATCGGGGATGTGGAAATCGGGGCGGATTCCTCCGTGTTTTACGGGTGCGTACTCCGTGGCGACGTAGGCGCGATCCGTATCGGCAAGCGGACGAACGTGCAGGATAACTCCGTGATGCACGTGGAACGCGGGCAGGAATGCGTGCTGGAGGACGACGTGACAATCGGTCACCAGGCATTGATCCACTCTTCGCACGTGGGGGCGGGCACCCTGATTGGCATGCAATCCGCACTGCTATCGGGTTCCACTATCGGAGGCGGCAGCCTCGTCGCCGCGGGCGCAGTAGTGCTGGAAGGGCAACAGATTCCGGCGGGGTTCTTGGCCGCAGGCCTGCCCGCGAAGGTGCGTCGGGAGCTGACGGAGGAAGAGCGGCAGGGCTTCATTGCCCACGCGGCGCGCTATGTAGATACCGCCCGCAACCAGGCCAGTGCTGCAGAGGCGCTGTCTTTGGAGGACGTGTACTTCGAGTAG
- a CDS encoding NAD-dependent deacylase, translating to MVNVIASPQSTSDDLQPLKLEDLPEDLVAAVRRAKYVEVFTGAGMSADSGLDTFRDAQTGIWSHVDPQAMATLDSWAKDPESMLAWYLWRAVLCRRAEANAGHRAIGEWAARGGVTVHVTTQNIDDLHERGGSKNVAHLHGSLFRYRCSICSKPARMPELPEKQVERATPPTCSLCGNPVRPGVVWFGEPLPHREWEAAEEAMRAADLVVIIGTSGVVWPAAGLPAIAARRGTPIVEISPARTDLTDMCTWSLRTTAANGAPLLVEAAEGA from the coding sequence ATGGTCAACGTGATCGCCAGCCCGCAGTCCACCTCCGACGATCTCCAGCCGCTGAAGTTGGAGGATCTGCCGGAGGATCTTGTCGCCGCAGTGCGCCGCGCCAAGTATGTGGAAGTGTTCACCGGGGCGGGCATGTCCGCCGATTCCGGTTTGGATACCTTTCGCGACGCGCAGACCGGCATCTGGTCGCATGTAGATCCCCAGGCGATGGCCACTTTGGATTCTTGGGCGAAGGATCCCGAGTCCATGCTTGCCTGGTATCTGTGGCGGGCGGTGCTATGCCGCCGCGCAGAGGCAAACGCGGGGCACCGGGCGATAGGTGAGTGGGCGGCACGAGGGGGCGTCACCGTACACGTAACAACCCAAAACATCGACGACCTGCACGAGCGTGGCGGCAGTAAGAACGTGGCGCACCTGCATGGCAGCCTGTTTCGCTATCGCTGCAGCATTTGTAGCAAGCCCGCGCGCATGCCCGAGCTGCCCGAGAAACAGGTGGAGCGCGCCACACCACCGACGTGCTCACTGTGCGGGAATCCGGTGCGGCCGGGAGTGGTGTGGTTCGGCGAGCCGCTGCCGCACCGGGAGTGGGAGGCAGCCGAGGAGGCAATGCGGGCGGCGGATCTGGTGGTGATCATTGGCACGTCGGGAGTGGTGTGGCCCGCCGCAGGCCTGCCCGCGATCGCGGCCCGGCGCGGTACGCCCATCGTGGAGATCTCACCTGCGCGCACCGACCTGACGGATATGTGCACGTGGTCGCTGCGCACGACCGCAGCGAACGGGGCGCCGCTGCTGGTGGAGGCGGCGGAGGGCGCCTAG
- a CDS encoding acyltransferase family protein: MAQGNSSADDSAAKKAEQSDATKVKQPAGPSTTNKGSSGKSGASPSLMRYDIEGLRGLAIGLVVIFHVFVGKVSSGVDVFLLLGGIFFFGSQLRNAQNPKGLTFIQSLIRIIRRLFPLLAVVVASVLAASLLLMNRLVHVQMAKDAVASLGYYINWQLAYSGREYTSVRTTVSPFQHLWSMSAQLQIYAGSLLVVTVLALVFRKYARQALLVVLTAATVLSFAYATYFHFEDQTVNYYSTLSRFWEIGLGGLLGMLLLRRDANGNPVLRPLGRWTRTVMGILGLGMIISTGLFLDGADQFPGPWTLIPLVGALLVVLSGHSGEPVGVTRLLLTRPFQFLGRISYALYVWHWPILVLCVYYFNVPKVSPALGAGVIAGSVVLAWLSNKLIERPLRQGKKPERNWVLLSPKYWAKSLSAWPKAVYAVLILVLAGAVVASPQYLQHREDVNSEQLWDLAADRSIYPGAASFLVNAPVPENMPIVPPLEDFHALLPQTQPDGCQIGFDSDALILTKNFNRSDEECAYGDINSDKTIYVIGGSHSEHYIPALDIVGRNRHVKMIPLLKMGCPVNAKITRVNGDEYPTCISWSEKVVDYIKENPPTEGIFMTGTRPSSIGGAGPEQVPQEYKDLVQSFTDQGIHSWLMRDNPWQTTPEGAPRDMRACVAEMMEGKQGEVAEDEDFPGLANPGRPNFDEVLAINAECGQSVWDSLLPVDPSIEAYKGMDVTLMDLTAAICREDWCPSIIGNMAVYRDAHHFNNIFAETLAPEIEAQMFDPNHKIPPMNAGLMPKNSQPAPPNPQN, translated from the coding sequence ATGGCACAGGGAAATTCTTCGGCGGACGACAGCGCAGCCAAAAAGGCAGAGCAGTCGGACGCCACAAAAGTTAAGCAACCGGCGGGGCCAAGCACTACAAACAAGGGTTCCTCCGGTAAGTCCGGCGCATCGCCTAGCCTGATGCGCTATGACATCGAAGGGCTCCGCGGCCTAGCCATCGGCCTGGTCGTGATCTTCCACGTTTTCGTCGGCAAGGTTAGTTCCGGCGTGGACGTGTTCTTGCTACTCGGCGGCATCTTCTTCTTCGGCAGCCAGCTGCGCAACGCGCAGAACCCGAAGGGGCTCACCTTCATTCAGTCGCTGATTCGCATCATCCGGCGACTATTCCCACTACTCGCAGTGGTGGTCGCTAGCGTATTGGCGGCTTCGCTACTTCTAATGAACCGCCTGGTGCATGTCCAGATGGCAAAGGACGCAGTAGCTTCCCTGGGCTACTACATCAACTGGCAGCTCGCGTACTCCGGCCGCGAGTACACCTCTGTACGTACAACTGTCAGCCCATTCCAGCACCTGTGGTCCATGTCTGCGCAGCTGCAGATCTACGCAGGGTCTCTGCTGGTCGTTACCGTACTTGCCCTGGTCTTCCGGAAGTACGCGCGTCAGGCCCTGCTGGTTGTGCTGACCGCCGCGACGGTGCTCTCTTTCGCCTACGCCACGTACTTCCACTTTGAAGACCAGACCGTTAATTACTACTCCACGCTGAGTCGTTTCTGGGAGATCGGCCTGGGTGGCCTGTTGGGCATGCTGCTGCTGCGCCGCGACGCGAACGGCAACCCCGTGCTGCGTCCGTTGGGTCGATGGACCCGCACCGTGATGGGCATCCTCGGCCTCGGCATGATCATCAGCACCGGCCTCTTCCTGGACGGCGCGGACCAGTTCCCCGGACCGTGGACGCTCATCCCGCTGGTAGGTGCACTGCTGGTGGTTCTTTCCGGCCACTCCGGCGAACCAGTCGGCGTAACTCGCCTACTGTTGACGCGCCCCTTCCAGTTCCTGGGCCGCATCAGCTACGCCCTATACGTCTGGCACTGGCCGATTCTGGTGCTCTGCGTCTACTACTTCAACGTCCCGAAGGTCAGCCCCGCCCTCGGCGCGGGCGTGATCGCGGGCAGCGTAGTGCTGGCCTGGCTCTCTAACAAGCTGATCGAACGCCCCCTGCGCCAGGGGAAGAAGCCCGAGCGTAACTGGGTACTGCTCAGCCCGAAGTACTGGGCAAAGTCCCTGTCCGCTTGGCCGAAGGCCGTCTATGCCGTGCTGATTCTGGTGCTCGCTGGAGCCGTGGTGGCGTCACCACAATATTTGCAACACCGCGAGGATGTGAACAGCGAACAGCTGTGGGACCTGGCCGCAGATAGGTCGATCTACCCCGGCGCGGCAAGCTTCCTGGTGAACGCCCCCGTGCCAGAGAATATGCCGATCGTGCCACCGCTGGAGGACTTCCACGCACTGCTGCCGCAGACGCAACCGGATGGTTGCCAGATTGGCTTCGATAGCGATGCGTTGATTCTGACGAAGAACTTCAACCGTTCCGACGAGGAATGCGCATATGGCGACATCAACTCCGACAAGACGATTTATGTGATCGGCGGCTCGCACTCCGAGCACTACATTCCGGCGCTGGACATCGTGGGCCGCAACCGGCACGTGAAGATGATCCCGCTGCTGAAGATGGGCTGCCCGGTAAACGCCAAGATCACGCGCGTCAATGGCGACGAGTACCCCACCTGTATTAGCTGGTCGGAGAAGGTCGTGGACTACATCAAGGAGAACCCACCAACAGAGGGCATCTTCATGACGGGTACGCGCCCGTCTTCGATCGGCGGCGCTGGCCCGGAGCAGGTGCCGCAGGAGTACAAGGACCTGGTGCAGAGCTTCACGGACCAGGGCATCCACAGCTGGCTGATGCGTGATAACCCGTGGCAGACCACCCCCGAGGGCGCACCCCGCGACATGCGCGCCTGCGTAGCCGAAATGATGGAAGGCAAGCAGGGCGAGGTTGCAGAAGACGAGGACTTCCCCGGCCTGGCCAACCCCGGCCGCCCGAACTTCGATGAGGTGCTGGCCATCAACGCCGAGTGTGGCCAGAGTGTTTGGGATTCTCTGCTTCCTGTGGATCCTTCCATCGAGGCGTACAAGGGTATGGACGTGACGCTCATGGACCTGACGGCCGCAATTTGCCGCGAGGATTGGTGCCCGTCCATCATCGGCAACATGGCGGTCTACCGCGATGCGCACCACTTCAACAACATCTTCGCGGAGACGCTGGCTCCGGAGATCGAGGCGCAGATGTTCGACCCGAACCACAAGATCCCGCCGATGAACGCCGGCCTGATGCCGAAGAATAGCCAGCCGGCTCCTCCGAATCCGCAGAACTAG
- a CDS encoding NAD(P)H-dependent flavin oxidoreductase, which yields MVERIDTRLTRLWGIDKPIIGAPMAGRSDGNLAAAVSRAGGLGMFGAGAGTKPEWILENARIAAEAGPYGIGLMVWALEDNPAQFEAVLEAKPTVVSLGFGDPKPYVDRAHQAGISVVAPINTMAQLRQALAAGVDAVCVQGTDAGGHTGRIGTLPLLQIVMEYMQVNAPGVPIAAAGGIATGRGVASVLVAGADAAWVGTALLASPEALGAPELRQAAIKATASRTVLTDIYDRAEKQKWDTEQWPTRTVRNAFVDVYRPLSEAGEVTDEELIAARAEGGDFADELKLHAGQGVELLRAEVPAGEVVQGMYDEALRCLGRFA from the coding sequence ATGGTTGAACGCATCGATACCCGGTTAACCAGACTGTGGGGAATCGATAAGCCCATCATCGGCGCGCCGATGGCGGGACGTTCCGACGGCAACCTAGCGGCCGCCGTCAGCCGCGCTGGTGGATTGGGAATGTTTGGCGCAGGCGCTGGGACCAAACCCGAATGGATCCTGGAGAACGCACGTATTGCCGCAGAGGCCGGCCCCTATGGAATCGGCCTTATGGTGTGGGCGCTGGAAGATAACCCGGCTCAGTTCGAAGCCGTGCTGGAGGCTAAGCCGACGGTGGTGAGCTTGGGCTTCGGTGACCCTAAGCCGTACGTGGACCGCGCCCACCAGGCTGGAATCTCCGTCGTCGCCCCAATCAACACCATGGCGCAGTTGCGCCAGGCGCTGGCTGCAGGCGTGGACGCTGTATGCGTACAAGGAACGGACGCAGGTGGGCATACCGGGCGCATCGGTACCCTGCCTTTGCTGCAAATCGTTATGGAATACATGCAGGTCAACGCGCCCGGCGTACCGATCGCTGCGGCAGGCGGCATCGCCACCGGTAGGGGCGTGGCCTCTGTATTGGTAGCAGGCGCCGACGCAGCGTGGGTTGGCACCGCACTGCTGGCCTCCCCGGAAGCCCTCGGGGCACCGGAACTGCGACAGGCCGCAATCAAGGCCACGGCCAGCCGCACTGTCCTGACCGATATTTACGACCGCGCGGAAAAGCAGAAGTGGGATACCGAACAGTGGCCCACCCGCACCGTTCGCAATGCATTCGTGGATGTGTACCGCCCGCTGTCCGAAGCGGGGGAGGTTACCGACGAGGAACTGATCGCAGCTCGCGCTGAGGGTGGGGACTTTGCAGACGAGTTGAAGCTGCACGCGGGGCAGGGCGTGGAGTTGCTGCGGGCAGAGGTGCCCGCAGGCGAGGTCGTGCAAGGTATGTACGACGAAGCTCTGCGCTGCCTCGGGCGTTTCGCCTGA
- a CDS encoding GlsB/YeaQ/YmgE family stress response membrane protein, with translation MITETFAANTFLLAEGSAVPPLGMFGWIIIGGLAGWIGSKIMGTDEQMGLFLNIVVGIIGGFLGGWVLGLLGVGSGGKFWSFLTCLLGACILLFIVGLVTGNRKK, from the coding sequence ATGATTACTGAAACTTTTGCAGCAAACACTTTCCTGCTCGCCGAAGGCTCTGCAGTGCCGCCGCTGGGCATGTTTGGTTGGATCATTATCGGTGGCCTGGCTGGCTGGATTGGCTCCAAGATCATGGGCACCGATGAGCAGATGGGTCTGTTTCTGAACATCGTCGTCGGCATTATCGGCGGCTTCCTGGGCGGCTGGGTGCTCGGCCTGCTGGGAGTCGGTAGTGGCGGCAAGTTCTGGAGCTTCCTGACCTGCCTGCTGGGAGCCTGCATCCTGCTCTTCATCGTTGGCTTGGTTACCGGAAACCGGAAGAAGTAG
- a CDS encoding (deoxy)nucleoside triphosphate pyrophosphohydrolase: MKRINVVGAVLVRDGKVLAAQRSESMSLPLMWEFPGGKIEPGEAPVEALRRELKEELLCDAIVGDHVETTEHNYGFGTVILSTFFCTLNGEDPQITEHAEIRWVSVSDLLDLEWAPADIPAVQKIVQKLS; encoded by the coding sequence GTGAAAAGGATCAACGTAGTCGGTGCTGTTCTTGTCCGCGATGGCAAAGTTCTGGCAGCCCAGCGCAGCGAATCCATGTCTCTTCCACTGATGTGGGAATTTCCCGGTGGCAAGATTGAGCCAGGCGAAGCCCCTGTCGAAGCTCTGCGACGCGAGCTTAAAGAAGAGCTCCTGTGCGACGCGATCGTGGGCGACCATGTCGAAACGACCGAGCACAACTACGGCTTCGGCACCGTAATCCTCAGCACGTTCTTCTGCACCCTTAACGGCGAGGATCCCCAAATCACGGAACATGCGGAAATTCGGTGGGTTAGCGTTAGCGATCTCCTCGATCTCGAGTGGGCCCCGGCTGACATCCCAGCCGTCCAAAAGATCGTTCAGAAACTCAGCTAG
- a CDS encoding NAD(P)H-dependent oxidoreductase, translated as MSENATSEKSIKILVVHHSPTEKAQKLADTVLAAARAAAEEVNAELGEAAGGEPGEGAGLPAVQVLERQALDPDVEELRGADAVILGTTANFGYISGALKHYFDTVYVPVLEEKKATPTSWWIRGGYDTTGAEKAMRSILTGLEWETVAEPVEFTGDIEPHLAELEAMAQAVVGQAVASIF; from the coding sequence ATGAGCGAGAACGCTACCAGCGAAAAATCAATAAAGATCCTCGTCGTCCACCACAGCCCGACCGAGAAGGCGCAGAAACTTGCCGACACGGTACTCGCGGCAGCACGCGCCGCCGCGGAGGAGGTGAATGCGGAGCTGGGCGAAGCCGCAGGCGGGGAGCCAGGCGAGGGCGCAGGCCTGCCCGCCGTTCAGGTGCTGGAACGCCAGGCCCTGGACCCGGACGTGGAGGAGCTCCGCGGGGCAGATGCCGTCATCTTGGGAACCACCGCTAACTTCGGCTACATCTCCGGAGCCTTGAAGCACTACTTCGACACGGTCTACGTACCCGTCCTCGAAGAAAAGAAAGCCACCCCGACCAGCTGGTGGATCCGGGGTGGTTACGATACGACAGGCGCGGAAAAGGCCATGCGTTCCATCCTTACGGGGCTGGAATGGGAAACGGTGGCCGAACCTGTCGAGTTCACGGGAGATATCGAGCCCCACCTGGCGGAGCTAGAGGCGATGGCTCAGGCTGTGGTGGGCCAGGCTGTGGCGTCAATATTCTAA
- a CDS encoding alpha/beta hydrolase family esterase, producing the protein MNRSLSSFLSSFQRIAVTLSLVLATAFGAAGVAAYNAPKADAAPQGSIPQLPPLPQLPPMPQLPELPPLPAGSADLQRMLQPPAAGQPAGPQRVNTAKPAPRVGNGHQTNVYTRSAGYNRRYILEMPTHYNPARPTPVIFGFDGWRDTPENFRRYSRLYETGARQQAIKIFPESINHGWEGAPYAVVKGGTDLKFILQIIDEIDRTYNIDRGRIYATGHSNGGGMTAVVACHLPHVFAAAAAVGGAYYDPVNMGCKNRAIPFLIMHGRGDTMMKINGGYRHNGAHYLAVRDLVGSYAKRNGCANAPRVTRIPGGERHVFPCARKELQLILNPQNHTWNRVPDASQEVWNFLSRQRL; encoded by the coding sequence GTGAATCGATCTCTTAGCTCCTTCTTGTCTTCCTTTCAGCGCATTGCTGTAACTCTGTCATTGGTGCTGGCCACTGCGTTCGGCGCCGCAGGCGTGGCCGCATACAACGCACCTAAGGCAGATGCAGCCCCGCAGGGCTCCATCCCTCAGCTGCCGCCACTGCCCCAGCTTCCTCCCATGCCGCAGCTGCCCGAGCTACCACCGCTGCCAGCCGGTTCGGCTGACCTGCAGCGCATGCTCCAGCCCCCGGCTGCGGGTCAGCCGGCTGGCCCGCAGCGCGTCAACACCGCCAAGCCCGCCCCGCGCGTCGGCAACGGCCACCAGACCAACGTGTACACCCGTTCCGCTGGCTACAACCGCCGCTACATCCTGGAGATGCCAACGCACTACAACCCAGCACGCCCCACTCCGGTGATCTTCGGCTTCGACGGCTGGCGTGATACCCCGGAAAACTTCCGCCGTTACTCCCGCCTGTACGAGACTGGCGCTCGCCAGCAGGCCATCAAGATCTTCCCGGAGTCCATCAACCACGGCTGGGAAGGTGCCCCTTACGCAGTTGTGAAGGGCGGTACGGACCTGAAGTTCATCCTGCAGATCATCGATGAGATCGACCGCACCTACAACATTGACCGTGGTCGCATTTACGCCACCGGCCACTCCAACGGTGGCGGTATGACCGCCGTCGTAGCTTGCCACCTACCGCACGTCTTCGCCGCAGCTGCTGCTGTCGGCGGCGCCTACTACGACCCAGTAAACATGGGCTGCAAGAACCGCGCGATCCCGTTCCTGATCATGCACGGTCGTGGCGACACGATGATGAAGATCAACGGCGGCTACCGTCACAACGGCGCCCACTACCTGGCCGTTCGTGACCTGGTGGGCAGCTACGCGAAGCGTAACGGCTGCGCTAACGCGCCGCGAGTCACCCGCATTCCTGGCGGCGAGCGCCACGTATTCCCCTGCGCCCGCAAGGAGCTACAGCTGATCCTGAATCCGCAGAACCACACCTGGAACCGCGTTCCGGATGCCTCCCAGGAGGTCTGGAACTTCCTGTCGCGCCAGCGCCTCTAG
- a CDS encoding DUF488 domain-containing protein: MDIDRVYNWRDRKRQGLYLVDRLWPRGVKKESLGLAGWLKELTPSSDLRREFHNGLDFSAFREQYVAELEERKAAGELDDALTELRDYREWAAEEDAPELLLLYAAKEKEHNHAVVLRDWLAAQLEG, encoded by the coding sequence ATGGACATCGACCGGGTGTACAACTGGCGCGATCGAAAGCGCCAGGGCCTGTACTTAGTGGACAGGTTGTGGCCGAGGGGCGTCAAGAAAGAAAGCCTGGGTTTGGCCGGTTGGCTGAAAGAACTAACGCCGAGCAGCGATCTACGCCGAGAATTCCACAATGGCTTGGACTTTTCTGCCTTCCGCGAGCAGTACGTAGCAGAGCTGGAGGAACGAAAAGCTGCAGGGGAATTGGACGATGCGCTGACTGAATTGCGCGACTACCGGGAATGGGCGGCCGAAGAAGACGCTCCGGAGCTTTTGTTGCTTTATGCCGCGAAAGAAAAAGAGCACAACCATGCGGTTGTGCTCCGAGATTGGCTAGCGGCCCAGCTGGAGGGCTAA